A genomic region of Corallococcus macrosporus contains the following coding sequences:
- a CDS encoding NAD(P)/FAD-dependent oxidoreductase — MAKRPGVIVVGGGLAGLACATALLEARVDAHVLEAGDAPGGRVRTDSYEGFLLDRGFQVYLTAYPEGRRVLDLDALSLQRFIPGAKVWRGGRLHTLADPARRPVTAVSHLFDAPGGLADKLRVLELRQLATSGELGDLWQRPQQESRHLLRDLGFSEEMLEAFFTPFFGGIFLERELNTSSRMLEFVFRMFSRGHAAVPANGMRAIPEQLSAKLPSAALRMRVRVEEVWGHRVRLPGGEVLHADAVVVATDPGTAASLLVGMPAPRMNRVSCLYFAAPEPPVEGPWLVLNGEGRGPVNNVAVMSEVSAAYAPQGQALVSVSVVGDAGGADSLEARVRAQLTEWFGAAVSAWRHLRTYDLPEALPAQPPAALVEPHKPVRLAAGLYVCGDHRENASIDGALASGRRAAEAVLLDLGR; from the coding sequence ATGGCGAAGCGGCCCGGGGTCATCGTCGTGGGAGGAGGGCTCGCGGGCCTGGCGTGCGCGACGGCGCTGCTGGAGGCGCGCGTGGACGCACACGTGCTGGAAGCAGGGGACGCACCGGGCGGAAGGGTGCGCACCGACTCGTACGAGGGGTTCCTGCTGGACCGGGGCTTCCAGGTGTACCTCACGGCCTACCCCGAGGGCCGGCGGGTGCTGGACCTCGACGCCCTGTCGCTCCAGCGCTTCATCCCAGGCGCGAAGGTGTGGCGGGGTGGGCGGCTGCACACGCTGGCGGACCCAGCGCGGCGGCCCGTCACGGCGGTGTCACACCTGTTCGACGCGCCCGGGGGCCTGGCGGACAAGCTGCGCGTGCTGGAGCTGCGGCAACTGGCCACGTCCGGTGAGCTGGGGGACCTGTGGCAGCGGCCCCAGCAGGAGTCGCGGCACCTGCTGCGCGACCTGGGCTTCTCCGAGGAGATGCTGGAGGCGTTCTTCACGCCCTTCTTCGGCGGCATCTTCCTGGAGCGCGAGCTGAACACGTCCAGCCGGATGCTGGAGTTCGTGTTCCGGATGTTCTCCAGGGGCCACGCGGCCGTGCCGGCGAACGGCATGCGCGCCATCCCCGAGCAACTGTCGGCGAAGCTGCCGTCGGCCGCGCTGCGGATGCGCGTGCGCGTGGAGGAGGTGTGGGGCCACCGCGTGCGCCTGCCGGGCGGGGAGGTGCTGCACGCGGACGCGGTCGTGGTGGCGACGGATCCGGGCACCGCGGCGTCGCTGCTCGTGGGCATGCCGGCGCCCCGGATGAACCGCGTGTCGTGCCTGTACTTCGCCGCGCCGGAGCCGCCGGTGGAGGGGCCCTGGCTCGTTCTCAACGGCGAGGGGCGCGGGCCGGTGAACAACGTGGCGGTGATGAGCGAGGTGTCCGCCGCGTACGCGCCCCAGGGGCAGGCGCTGGTGTCCGTGTCGGTGGTGGGCGACGCGGGCGGCGCGGACTCGCTGGAGGCGCGGGTGCGCGCGCAGCTCACGGAGTGGTTCGGCGCGGCGGTGTCCGCGTGGCGGCACCTGCGCACGTACGACCTCCCGGAGGCGCTGCCCGCGCAGCCTCCGGCCGCGCTGGTGGAGCCGCACAAGCCCGTGCGGCTGGCGGCGGGGCTCTACGTGTGCGGCGACCACCGCGAGAACGCGTCCATCGACGGGGCGCTCGCGTCGGGGCGCCGCGCGGCGGAAGCGGTGCTGCTGGACCTGGGACGTTGA
- a CDS encoding S8 family serine peptidase, whose protein sequence is MLRRLALLGLLGLVACPGDNSTDDDDDTTSTKGTVTGTLQPFQSGSAAANAGSSLDAFFSLPGAKDLSKKVSTALAARGVWRTGIPSKPLTHEASLLPGELIVHFDTPNLSAEEAVAQARIAGYHVVHQAFLSETQHLLRYEVSQPQAMSGGTPAVRALTQAEHVRVLSQVQAVPGVQNAESNLRVHALAVPNDPLYSRQWHYKNMNLPAAWDLGTGKESIVVAVLDTGITNHPDLNSRVLQGVDLISSTANAGDGDGVDADPTDNGKDLPNGGSSYHGTHVAGTIGAASNNGVGVAGVTWSGRNILPVRVLGTQGGSLADIIAGITWASGGSVPGVRVNTTPAKVINMSLGGNGSASAEMQAAINAASNRGAILVVAAGNENANTSSSFPCNQQNVICVGAVRFNGKRASYSNFGTQVDIMATGGQTSEDRNGDGFPDGVLSTLPNSSNQPSYDWYQGTSMATPHVAGIVALMLAQNPDLKVADVEGILRDTSDTTSQCSEGCGAGLVDAYAAVLRAKGGGDPSLPPKLAISTTQLSFTGTASQTLTVRNNGGGTLQVGVAVTGANASSVSVSNTSLSIPAYKSGSLNVSVTPGSLPAGSYVAQIDLTGASGAGNAQVLVKFRVGASDEKDAYIAFAYLDAAGEVQIDDDGIAPVSASGGYDYSLKLTPRDYLVLASIDDTGEGDYFDDGDRVGFWRDTTQVETVSVTKGKTTSGISFTLVPYQSEEDPAPSSNIGKPCTSSSECGSGGLCATGEYFPGGYCTQDCLSAKCPSGSACYANSTGTSAFCFASCTPGAPGACRSGYVCGDDGSGNGVCLTP, encoded by the coding sequence ATGCTCCGCCGCCTTGCCCTCCTGGGGTTGCTCGGTCTCGTGGCCTGTCCCGGTGACAACAGCACCGACGATGACGACGACACCACGTCCACCAAGGGGACCGTCACCGGCACCCTGCAGCCGTTCCAGTCCGGCTCCGCCGCCGCGAACGCCGGGTCGTCGCTGGATGCGTTCTTCTCCCTGCCGGGCGCGAAGGACCTGTCCAAGAAGGTCTCCACCGCGCTGGCGGCGCGGGGCGTGTGGCGCACGGGCATCCCGTCCAAGCCGCTGACGCATGAGGCGTCGCTGCTGCCCGGGGAGCTCATCGTCCACTTCGACACGCCGAACCTGTCCGCGGAAGAGGCCGTCGCGCAGGCGCGCATCGCGGGCTACCACGTCGTGCACCAGGCCTTCCTGAGCGAGACGCAGCACCTCTTGCGCTACGAGGTCAGCCAGCCGCAGGCGATGTCCGGCGGAACGCCCGCCGTGCGCGCCCTCACCCAGGCGGAGCACGTGCGCGTGCTCTCCCAGGTGCAGGCCGTGCCGGGCGTCCAGAACGCGGAGAGCAACCTGCGCGTGCATGCGCTGGCGGTGCCCAATGACCCGCTCTACTCGCGGCAGTGGCACTACAAGAACATGAACCTGCCGGCGGCCTGGGACCTGGGCACGGGCAAGGAGTCCATCGTCGTGGCGGTGCTGGACACCGGCATCACGAACCACCCGGACCTGAACTCGCGCGTGCTGCAGGGCGTGGACCTCATCTCCAGCACCGCCAACGCGGGCGACGGTGACGGCGTGGACGCCGACCCGACGGACAACGGCAAGGACCTGCCCAACGGCGGCTCATCGTACCACGGCACGCACGTTGCGGGGACCATCGGCGCGGCGTCCAACAACGGCGTGGGCGTGGCGGGCGTCACCTGGTCCGGGCGCAACATCCTGCCGGTGCGCGTGCTGGGCACGCAGGGCGGCTCGCTGGCGGACATCATCGCGGGCATCACCTGGGCCAGCGGCGGCAGCGTGCCGGGCGTGCGGGTGAACACCACGCCCGCGAAGGTCATCAACATGAGCCTGGGTGGCAACGGCTCCGCGTCGGCGGAGATGCAGGCCGCCATCAACGCGGCCTCCAACCGCGGCGCCATCCTGGTGGTGGCGGCGGGCAACGAGAACGCGAACACCTCCTCCAGCTTCCCGTGCAACCAGCAGAACGTCATCTGCGTGGGCGCGGTGCGCTTCAACGGCAAGCGCGCCAGCTACTCCAACTTCGGCACGCAGGTGGACATCATGGCCACCGGCGGCCAGACGAGCGAGGACCGCAACGGCGACGGCTTCCCGGACGGCGTGCTGTCCACGCTGCCCAACAGCAGCAACCAGCCCTCGTATGACTGGTACCAGGGCACCAGCATGGCCACCCCGCACGTGGCGGGCATCGTGGCGCTGATGCTGGCGCAGAACCCCGACCTCAAGGTGGCGGACGTGGAGGGCATCCTGCGCGACACCTCGGATACGACCAGCCAGTGCTCCGAGGGCTGCGGCGCGGGCCTGGTGGACGCGTACGCCGCGGTGCTGCGCGCCAAGGGCGGTGGGGACCCGTCGCTGCCGCCGAAGCTGGCCATCAGCACCACGCAGCTGTCCTTCACCGGCACGGCGTCGCAGACGCTGACGGTGCGCAACAACGGCGGTGGCACGCTGCAGGTGGGCGTGGCCGTCACCGGCGCCAACGCCTCCTCGGTGTCCGTCTCCAACACGTCGCTGTCCATCCCCGCGTACAAGTCCGGGTCGCTGAACGTGAGCGTCACGCCGGGCTCGCTGCCGGCGGGCAGCTACGTGGCGCAGATCGACCTGACGGGTGCGTCCGGCGCGGGTAACGCGCAGGTGCTGGTGAAGTTCCGCGTGGGCGCCTCGGATGAGAAGGACGCGTACATCGCGTTCGCGTACCTGGACGCCGCGGGCGAGGTGCAGATCGACGACGACGGCATCGCCCCGGTGTCCGCGTCCGGCGGGTACGACTACAGCCTGAAGCTGACGCCTCGCGACTACCTGGTGCTGGCGTCCATCGACGACACGGGCGAGGGCGACTACTTCGATGACGGCGACCGCGTGGGCTTCTGGCGTGACACCACCCAGGTGGAGACGGTGTCGGTCACGAAGGGCAAGACGACCAGCGGCATCAGCTTCACGCTGGTGCCCTACCAGTCGGAAGAAGACCCCGCTCCCAGCTCGAACATCGGCAAGCCCTGCACCAGCAGCAGCGAGTGCGGCAGCGGCGGCCTGTGCGCCACGGGCGAGTACTTCCCGGGGGGCTACTGCACCCAGGACTGCCTGTCGGCGAAGTGCCCGTCGGGTTCGGCCTGCTACGCCAACTCGACCGGCACCAGCGCCTTCTGCTTCGCGTCCTGCACGCCGGGCGCTCCGGGGGCGTGCCGCTCCGGCTACGTGTGCGGCGACGACGGCTCGGGCAACGGCGTGTGCCTCACCCCGTGA
- a CDS encoding CPBP family intramembrane glutamic endopeptidase, with translation MTASPVEPPLARDAALPLWRAAAVGGVLAWTALVHVHPPRFFAVASAFCALWLAVTWRAMGPWRRTPPSLSLPDAAWAGAQAVVLYAGARAFLWAFCGGFTDALCGPLQSIYATFGTGALGTALALVLLLTPAEELFWRGWVQGALRPRMGRWGAVAGSALLSSIVLLAFGEPLLALAALPTSLAWGALAEWRRTPVASWVSHALWDVLIVVVWPAT, from the coding sequence ATGACCGCTTCTCCCGTGGAACCGCCGCTGGCGCGTGACGCGGCCCTGCCTCTGTGGAGGGCCGCGGCCGTGGGCGGCGTGCTGGCCTGGACGGCGCTGGTGCACGTGCATCCGCCGCGCTTCTTCGCCGTCGCCTCCGCCTTCTGCGCCCTCTGGCTCGCGGTGACGTGGCGGGCGATGGGCCCCTGGCGGAGGACGCCTCCCTCCCTGTCCCTTCCGGATGCCGCGTGGGCGGGAGCCCAGGCGGTGGTGCTGTACGCGGGCGCGAGGGCCTTCTTGTGGGCCTTCTGCGGCGGCTTCACCGACGCGCTCTGCGGGCCGCTGCAATCCATCTACGCGACGTTCGGCACGGGGGCGCTGGGGACGGCGCTGGCGCTGGTGCTGCTGCTCACTCCCGCGGAGGAGCTGTTCTGGCGCGGGTGGGTGCAGGGCGCGCTGCGTCCCCGGATGGGGCGGTGGGGCGCGGTCGCCGGGTCGGCGCTGCTGTCGAGCATCGTCCTGCTGGCCTTCGGAGAGCCGTTGCTGGCATTGGCCGCGCTGCCCACGTCGCTCGCCTGGGGCGCGCTGGCCGAGTGGCGCCGGACGCCCGTGGCCTCCTGGGTGAGCCATGCGCTGTGGGACGTGCTCATCGTCGTCGTGTGGCCCGCGACGTGA
- a CDS encoding 2-dehydropantoate 2-reductase, translated as MASSPEICVFGAGSIGCYVGGRLAATGTAVRFIGRERVVSEVRAHGLHLTDWQDADLKVPASDARIDTEPEALATADLVLVTVKSAATEEAGRTLASRLKPGAIVISFQNGLHNAQVLRGLLPGRTVLTGMVPFNVAAQGQGHFHAGSEGTLEVEQHAVLAPFVEAFNRAGLPLKQHTDIVAVQWAKLLFNLNNSLNALADLPLKQELSQRAWRRCLALAQQEALAVLGRAGVKPAKLTPLPPGWIPLLLGAPDAVFGVLAKKMLAIDPKARSSMWDDLHAGRKTEVDYLNGEVVRLGQQHGVSTPVNSRLVALIREAEEGKRRQWTGEALLAELTKA; from the coding sequence ATGGCTTCGTCTCCTGAAATCTGTGTCTTCGGCGCGGGCAGCATCGGCTGTTACGTGGGTGGGCGGCTCGCCGCGACGGGCACGGCGGTGCGCTTCATTGGCCGCGAGCGGGTGGTGTCGGAGGTTCGCGCGCATGGCCTGCACCTGACGGACTGGCAGGACGCGGACCTGAAGGTGCCCGCATCGGACGCGCGCATCGACACGGAGCCGGAGGCGCTGGCCACGGCGGACCTGGTGCTCGTGACGGTGAAGTCCGCGGCGACGGAGGAGGCGGGGCGGACGCTCGCGTCGCGGCTCAAGCCGGGGGCCATCGTCATCAGCTTCCAGAACGGGCTGCACAACGCGCAGGTGCTGCGAGGACTGCTGCCCGGCCGCACGGTGCTCACGGGGATGGTGCCCTTCAACGTCGCGGCGCAGGGGCAGGGGCACTTCCACGCGGGTTCGGAGGGGACGCTGGAGGTGGAGCAGCACGCGGTGCTCGCGCCGTTCGTGGAGGCCTTCAACCGCGCGGGGCTGCCGCTGAAGCAGCACACGGACATCGTCGCGGTGCAGTGGGCGAAGCTGCTGTTCAACCTGAACAACTCGCTCAATGCGCTGGCGGACCTGCCGCTGAAGCAGGAACTGTCGCAGCGCGCGTGGAGGCGGTGCCTGGCGCTCGCGCAGCAGGAGGCGCTGGCGGTGCTGGGGCGTGCCGGGGTGAAGCCCGCGAAGCTGACGCCGCTGCCGCCGGGATGGATTCCGTTGTTGCTGGGGGCACCGGACGCGGTGTTCGGAGTGCTGGCGAAGAAGATGCTGGCGATTGATCCGAAGGCCCGCTCGTCCATGTGGGACGACCTGCACGCGGGGCGCAAGACGGAGGTGGACTACCTCAACGGCGAGGTCGTCCGCCTGGGCCAGCAGCACGGCGTGTCCACGCCGGTGAACTCACGGCTCGTGGCGCTCATCCGTGAGGCGGAGGAGGGCAAGCGCCGCCAGTGGACCGGAGAGGCACTGCTGGCGGAACTGACGAAGGCCTAG
- the htpG gene encoding molecular chaperone HtpG, with amino-acid sequence MSAETHPQRETHSFQAEIQQLLSLVINSLYSHKEIFLRELVSNASDALDKLRFRSITEPELLKDEPALELRIVPDADKGTLTIEDTGIGMTHDELVKNLGTIAHSGSREFIQALAQKGKTDVQLIGQFGVGFYSAYLVADRVEVVSRAAGETAAWKWSSEAHGTFTVEPAERSSRGTAITLHLKEDQKEFLDEWKLKQLITQYSDYVGHPIKLQVTKHVGSGDTQATETALEVVNKASALWQRAKSEITDEQYQEFYKHLTHDFDKPLAWTHFKADGTQQFTGLLFVPKHPPFDLNSQQQRGVRLFVKRVFIMDRCEDLVPQWLRFVRGVIDSDDLPLNVSREMLQDSAVVRAIRKHVVKKSLDLLEKLAKDKPDDYRTFWESFGTVVKEGLTLETEYREKLGALVRYESSREEGLTSLADYVGRMKEGQEAIYYVYGESRKAVADSPHLEALKQRGYEVLFMTDPVDEWAAQGLREFQGKPLVSALNADLKLQSTEEEKKAKEQVSEGLKGLTEKMKDVLKEDVREVRVSDRLTDSPVCLVVSEGGTPAYLERLLKERGKGMPRIKRILEVNPKHPVIEHLRGLIASNPSAPQVGEWIELLHDQALLTEGSPLSDPNRFARRMTALLTQVAMGSSIPAAQVPQPAATATQTQTS; translated from the coding sequence ATGTCCGCAGAGACCCACCCCCAGCGGGAAACCCATTCATTCCAGGCGGAGATCCAGCAGCTCCTGAGCCTGGTCATCAACTCGCTCTACAGCCACAAGGAGATCTTCCTGCGTGAGCTGGTGTCCAACGCCTCCGACGCGCTGGACAAGCTGCGCTTCCGCTCCATCACGGAGCCGGAGCTGCTCAAGGACGAGCCCGCGCTGGAGCTTCGCATCGTCCCCGACGCCGACAAGGGCACCCTCACCATCGAGGACACCGGCATCGGCATGACGCACGACGAGCTGGTGAAGAACCTGGGCACCATCGCGCACTCGGGCTCGCGCGAGTTCATCCAGGCGCTGGCGCAGAAGGGCAAGACCGACGTGCAGCTCATCGGCCAGTTCGGCGTGGGCTTCTACAGCGCGTACCTCGTGGCGGACCGGGTGGAGGTGGTGAGCCGCGCCGCGGGTGAGACGGCCGCGTGGAAGTGGTCGTCGGAGGCGCACGGCACGTTCACGGTGGAGCCGGCGGAGCGCTCCTCGCGCGGCACCGCCATCACGCTGCACCTGAAGGAGGACCAGAAGGAGTTCCTGGACGAGTGGAAGCTGAAGCAGCTCATCACCCAGTACTCGGACTACGTGGGTCACCCCATCAAGCTCCAGGTGACGAAGCACGTGGGCAGCGGGGACACGCAGGCCACGGAGACCGCGCTGGAGGTGGTGAACAAGGCGAGCGCCCTCTGGCAGCGCGCGAAGAGCGAAATCACGGACGAGCAGTACCAGGAGTTCTACAAGCACCTGACGCACGACTTCGACAAGCCGCTGGCGTGGACGCACTTCAAGGCGGACGGCACCCAGCAGTTCACCGGCCTGCTCTTCGTGCCCAAGCACCCGCCGTTCGACCTGAACTCGCAGCAGCAGCGCGGCGTGCGGCTGTTCGTCAAGCGCGTGTTCATCATGGACCGCTGCGAGGACCTGGTGCCGCAGTGGCTGCGCTTCGTGCGCGGCGTCATCGACTCGGACGACCTGCCGCTCAACGTGTCACGTGAGATGTTGCAGGACTCGGCGGTGGTGCGCGCCATCCGCAAGCACGTGGTGAAGAAGTCGCTGGACCTGCTGGAGAAGCTGGCCAAGGACAAGCCGGACGACTACCGCACGTTCTGGGAGTCCTTCGGCACGGTGGTGAAGGAAGGCCTGACGCTGGAGACGGAGTACCGCGAGAAGCTGGGCGCGCTGGTGCGCTACGAGTCCTCGCGCGAGGAGGGCCTGACGTCGCTGGCGGACTACGTGGGCCGGATGAAGGAGGGCCAGGAGGCCATCTATTACGTCTACGGCGAGAGCCGGAAGGCGGTGGCGGACAGCCCGCACCTGGAGGCGCTGAAGCAGCGCGGCTACGAGGTGCTCTTCATGACGGACCCGGTGGACGAGTGGGCCGCGCAGGGCCTGCGCGAGTTCCAGGGCAAGCCGCTGGTCTCCGCGCTCAACGCGGACCTGAAGCTCCAGTCCACGGAGGAGGAGAAGAAGGCGAAGGAGCAGGTGTCCGAGGGGCTCAAGGGCCTGACGGAGAAGATGAAGGACGTGCTGAAGGAGGACGTGCGCGAGGTGCGCGTGTCCGACCGCCTCACGGATTCGCCGGTGTGCCTCGTCGTGTCGGAGGGCGGCACGCCCGCGTACCTGGAGCGCCTGCTGAAGGAGCGCGGAAAGGGGATGCCGCGCATCAAGCGCATCCTGGAGGTCAACCCCAAGCACCCGGTCATCGAGCACCTGCGCGGCCTCATCGCGAGCAACCCCTCCGCGCCGCAGGTGGGGGAGTGGATTGAACTGCTCCACGACCAGGCCCTGCTCACCGAAGGAAGCCCGCTGAGCGACCCGAACCGCTTCGCCCGCCGCATGACGGCGCTGCTCACGCAGGTGGCCATGGGGAGCAGCATCCCGGCCGCCCAGGTGCCGCAGCCTGCCGCGACGGCGACGCAGACTCAGACCAGCTGA
- a CDS encoding dipeptidyl-peptidase 3 family protein gives MPKSTTFLPLLGALLLSGAAPAQEAPARLPDAPTLKRMTARFAPVDVKVDVSQLPDAEKRALAKVLQAAKIMDPLFLRQAWAGNETLLLDLVEDTSPLGKERLHAFLLNKGPWSRLDEAKPFIPGVPAKPDEGNFYPAGATKAEVETWVKGLPEAQQHAATGFFTTLRKGPDGKFVSVPYSVEYQGELGQAAQLLREAAALTQQPTLKRFLETRAAAFLSNDYYASEVAWMELDASVEPTIGPYEVYEDGWFNYKAAFEAFIGVRDDAETQKLAKFSAELQELENNLPIDAGLRNPKLGALAPIRVINSLYSSGDGNRGVQTAAFNLPNDERVAAEKGTKRVMLKNIQEAKFQRVLLPIAKVALPAKDRKDVSFDAFFTHILMHELMHGLGPHNVTVAGKQTTVRQALQASSSAIEEAKADISGLWALQRLVDKGTLDKGLQRTMYTTFLASAFRSIRFGIDEAHGKGIALQLNHFLDTGAVKVNADGTFEVVPDKMQASVASLTSQLMSLQAKGDRAAAEALLAKQGVVRPPVQKVLERLKNVPVDIEPRYVTADSLVKDFGAPAGSK, from the coding sequence ATGCCCAAGTCCACGACGTTCCTGCCCCTGCTCGGGGCGCTGCTCCTGTCGGGCGCCGCGCCCGCCCAGGAGGCCCCCGCCCGCCTGCCTGACGCCCCGACGCTGAAGCGGATGACCGCGCGCTTCGCCCCCGTGGACGTCAAGGTGGACGTCTCCCAGTTGCCGGACGCGGAGAAGCGCGCCCTGGCCAAGGTGCTCCAGGCCGCGAAGATCATGGACCCCCTGTTCCTGCGCCAGGCGTGGGCGGGCAACGAGACGCTGCTCCTGGACCTGGTGGAGGACACCTCGCCCCTGGGCAAGGAGCGGCTGCACGCGTTCCTGCTCAACAAGGGCCCCTGGTCCCGCCTGGACGAGGCGAAGCCGTTCATCCCCGGCGTGCCGGCCAAGCCGGACGAGGGCAACTTCTATCCCGCCGGCGCCACCAAGGCGGAGGTGGAGACGTGGGTGAAGGGCCTGCCGGAGGCGCAGCAGCACGCGGCCACGGGCTTCTTCACCACGCTGCGCAAAGGGCCGGACGGCAAGTTCGTGAGCGTGCCCTACAGCGTGGAGTACCAGGGCGAGCTGGGCCAGGCCGCGCAGCTCTTGCGTGAGGCGGCGGCGCTCACCCAGCAGCCCACGCTGAAGCGCTTCCTGGAGACGCGCGCGGCGGCGTTCCTGTCCAACGACTACTACGCCAGCGAGGTCGCGTGGATGGAGCTGGACGCGAGCGTGGAGCCCACCATCGGGCCCTACGAGGTCTACGAGGACGGCTGGTTCAACTACAAGGCAGCCTTCGAGGCCTTCATCGGCGTGCGCGACGACGCGGAGACGCAGAAGCTGGCGAAGTTCAGCGCGGAGCTCCAGGAGCTGGAGAACAACCTCCCCATCGACGCGGGCCTCCGCAACCCGAAGCTGGGCGCGCTGGCCCCCATCCGCGTCATCAACAGCCTGTACTCCTCCGGTGACGGCAACCGCGGCGTGCAGACGGCGGCCTTCAACCTGCCCAACGACGAGCGCGTGGCGGCGGAGAAGGGCACCAAGCGCGTGATGCTGAAGAACATCCAGGAGGCGAAGTTCCAGCGCGTGCTGCTGCCCATCGCGAAGGTGGCGCTGCCCGCGAAGGACCGCAAGGACGTGTCCTTCGACGCCTTCTTCACGCACATCCTCATGCACGAGCTGATGCACGGCCTGGGGCCCCACAACGTCACCGTGGCCGGGAAGCAGACGACGGTGCGTCAGGCGCTGCAGGCGTCCTCCAGCGCCATCGAAGAGGCCAAGGCGGACATCTCCGGCCTGTGGGCGCTCCAGCGCCTGGTGGACAAGGGCACGCTGGACAAGGGGCTGCAGCGGACCATGTACACGACGTTCCTCGCGTCCGCGTTCCGCTCCATCCGCTTCGGCATCGACGAGGCGCACGGCAAGGGCATCGCGCTGCAGCTCAACCACTTCCTGGACACCGGCGCGGTGAAGGTGAACGCGGACGGCACGTTCGAGGTGGTCCCGGACAAGATGCAGGCGTCCGTCGCGTCGCTGACGAGCCAGCTCATGTCCCTCCAGGCCAAGGGCGACCGCGCCGCCGCGGAGGCGCTGCTCGCGAAGCAGGGCGTGGTGCGTCCCCCCGTGCAGAAGGTGCTGGAGCGCCTGAAGAACGTGCCGGTGGACATCGAGCCGCGCTACGTCACCGCCGACTCGCTGGTGAAGGACTTCGGCGCTCCGGCCGGGTCCAAGTAG
- a CDS encoding fatty acid desaturase, whose amino-acid sequence MASESPARPVPPDPWGVVLALAVVGAWGGHLAWLLAGPDLPWASPLPWLHVALQMWLSTGLFITGHDAMHGTVSLHRRVNAAVGTLACFLFAGLSYRRLVVNHRAHHADPTGEHDPDFAAHGRSFWPWFGAFMVRYTTWPQIAVMALKFNLLLLLGVSQARILAFWVLPSVLATVQLFYFGTYLPHRRPDTEAMAPHHARTLPRNHLWALLSCFFFGYHWEHHQSPGTPWWRLWRVKDARR is encoded by the coding sequence ATGGCGTCCGAGTCCCCAGCCCGTCCCGTTCCCCCCGACCCGTGGGGCGTCGTGCTCGCGCTCGCGGTGGTGGGCGCGTGGGGCGGGCACCTGGCGTGGCTCCTGGCCGGTCCGGACCTGCCGTGGGCTTCACCGCTCCCCTGGCTGCACGTCGCCCTGCAGATGTGGCTGTCCACCGGCCTCTTCATCACCGGCCATGACGCCATGCACGGCACCGTGTCCCTGCACCGCCGGGTGAACGCGGCGGTGGGCACGCTGGCCTGCTTCCTCTTCGCGGGGCTGTCCTACCGCCGGCTGGTGGTGAACCACCGCGCGCACCACGCGGACCCCACCGGTGAACACGACCCGGACTTCGCGGCGCACGGCCGGTCCTTCTGGCCGTGGTTCGGCGCCTTCATGGTCCGCTACACCACGTGGCCGCAGATCGCGGTGATGGCCCTGAAGTTCAACCTGCTGCTGCTCCTGGGCGTGTCCCAGGCGCGCATCCTGGCCTTCTGGGTGCTGCCGTCGGTGCTGGCCACCGTGCAGTTGTTCTACTTCGGCACGTACCTGCCGCACCGGCGTCCGGACACGGAAGCCATGGCGCCGCACCACGCGCGCACCCTGCCGCGCAACCACCTGTGGGCCCTGCTGTCGTGCTTCTTCTTCGGCTACCACTGGGAGCACCATCAGTCCCCCGGGACGCCCTGGTGGCGGCTGTGGCGGGTGAAGGACGCCCGGCGGTAA
- the msrP gene encoding protein-methionine-sulfoxide reductase catalytic subunit MsrP gives MRDKLPPEPPGSEVTPEKLYLRRREFIKNAGLFAGTAAVVGGGLYLLGMKRTRPMDGFVPDAGVVEQPVAPAQGVFVTDEPRTPYEDITTYNNFYEFGLDKNDPARRAHTLKTRPWTVVIDGEVHKPWTVDVDQLISAFPLEERVYRMRCVEAWSMVIPWLGLPLGKLLDRVQPTSFAKYVAFTTLEDPEQMPGQKSPVLDWPYVEGLRLDEAQHPLTLLATGLYGKQLPPQNGAPLRLVVPWKYGFKGIKSIVRITLTREQPPTTWNLANKREYGFYANVNPAVDHPRWSQASERRIGEGSRRPTLPFNGYADAVAGLYRGMDLKRDF, from the coding sequence ATGCGCGACAAGCTCCCTCCCGAGCCCCCCGGCTCCGAAGTGACGCCCGAGAAGCTCTACCTGCGCCGCCGCGAGTTCATCAAGAACGCGGGCCTGTTCGCGGGCACCGCCGCCGTGGTGGGCGGCGGCCTGTACCTGCTGGGCATGAAGCGCACCCGGCCCATGGACGGCTTCGTGCCGGACGCGGGCGTGGTGGAGCAGCCGGTGGCCCCCGCCCAGGGCGTCTTCGTCACGGACGAGCCGCGCACGCCCTACGAGGACATCACCACCTACAACAACTTCTACGAGTTCGGCCTGGACAAGAACGACCCGGCCCGCCGCGCCCACACCCTGAAGACGCGGCCGTGGACCGTCGTCATCGACGGCGAGGTGCACAAGCCGTGGACGGTGGACGTGGATCAGCTCATCTCCGCCTTCCCGCTGGAGGAGCGCGTCTACCGGATGCGCTGCGTGGAGGCCTGGTCCATGGTGATTCCGTGGCTGGGCCTGCCCCTGGGCAAGCTGCTGGACCGCGTGCAGCCCACGTCCTTCGCGAAGTACGTGGCCTTCACCACGCTGGAGGACCCGGAGCAGATGCCCGGCCAGAAGAGCCCGGTGCTGGACTGGCCCTACGTGGAGGGGCTGCGGCTGGATGAAGCCCAGCACCCGCTGACGCTGCTGGCCACGGGCCTGTACGGCAAGCAGCTGCCGCCGCAGAACGGCGCGCCGCTGCGGCTGGTGGTGCCGTGGAAGTACGGCTTCAAGGGCATCAAGTCCATTGTCCGCATCACGCTCACGCGCGAGCAGCCGCCCACGACGTGGAACCTCGCCAACAAGCGCGAGTACGGCTTCTACGCCAACGTGAACCCGGCGGTGGACCACCCGCGCTGGAGCCAGGCCTCGGAGCGCCGCATCGGCGAGGGCTCACGCCGGCCCACGCTGCCCTTCAACGGCTACGCGGACGCGGTGGCCGGCCTCTACCGCGGCATGGACCTGAAGCGGGACTTCTAA